From the Burkholderia glumae LMG 2196 = ATCC 33617 genome, one window contains:
- a CDS encoding 5-formyltetrahydrofolate cyclo-ligase, with protein MSESIARPPAAIAKQALRETLAPLRRAASGEAAANAALARRVLDLLGKHPLLTVGFYWPLPGEFDARAAIAEWLADDARRRAALPVIAQPYTPLSFHTWTPQAPMRTGHHRIAEPAHGEPVVPDLLLIPCVGFDRQGFRLGYGGGYYDRTLAAWPNDALPVTIGIAYEALALDALPRESHDRPLDWIVTERHAYRSGSTA; from the coding sequence GTGAGCGAAAGCATAGCACGCCCCCCCGCCGCCATCGCCAAGCAGGCGCTGCGCGAAACGCTCGCGCCGCTGCGCCGGGCGGCCAGCGGCGAGGCGGCCGCGAACGCCGCGCTCGCGCGCCGCGTGCTGGACCTGCTCGGCAAGCATCCGCTCCTCACGGTGGGCTTCTACTGGCCGCTGCCGGGCGAGTTCGACGCGCGCGCCGCCATCGCCGAATGGCTCGCCGACGACGCGCGCCGGCGCGCCGCGCTGCCCGTCATCGCGCAGCCCTACACGCCGCTGTCGTTTCATACCTGGACGCCGCAGGCGCCGATGCGCACCGGCCATCACCGGATTGCCGAGCCCGCGCACGGCGAGCCGGTGGTGCCGGACCTGCTGCTGATACCGTGCGTCGGCTTCGACCGGCAGGGCTTCCGGCTCGGCTACGGCGGCGGCTATTACGACCGCACGCTGGCCGCCTGGCCGAACGACGCGCTGCCCGTCACGATCGGCATCGCCTACGAGGCGCTCGCGCTCGACGCGCTGCCGCGCGAATCGCACGACCGGCCGCTCGACTGGATCGTCACCGAGCGCCACGCCTACCGCTCGGGCTCGACGGCCTGA
- a CDS encoding lytic transglycosylase domain-containing protein, translating to MSTSLVRVYRAAAMTLSALALAVGAAACAAQPVDPVSSNDDQIFVQLREAARANNAARAAQLAAMIPGYPAPSYLEYFQIKPQLFDSSGRARIDAPDAPVLSFLQRYDGQAIADRMRNDYLLVLGARHDWRGFDDQYKRFVLDDDTQVKCYALESRAARGEKVADIARDLLVDPKYYGDGCVDLISALAVNQQFSSDDVWRQVRLAFEQNYTTTAGKIADVLGPRPVAFEQAASAPPLFLARGVGADATSRQLALIAITRMARNDPDQAAAMLATLGTLSKPEQAIAWGEIGMQAAIKRLPLAVQYYKQSGGAPLSTPGYEWRVRAALLAGDWPMVRWAIEQMPADLRAQPAWLYWHGRALKQAGDAGGASRDFEQVAGRFDFYGQLAAEELGQKTVIPPRTTVTDAEVEAMSQVPGFALARRFYALNLRLEGNREWNWPLRGMTDRQLLAAAEYAKRIDLLDRTVNTADRTTALHDFTLRYPAPYRPIVERYAQTNGLDIEWAYGLIRQESRFITNARSSVGAGGLMQLMPATAQLVAKKLGMGGISREQMHDIDTNIQLGTWYLSDIYQKFDDSAVLATAGYNAGPGRPRQWRQALTKPVEGAIFAETIPFNETRDYVENVLSNTTYYAALFEGKPESLKARLGFIAP from the coding sequence ATGTCAACCAGCCTCGTCCGAGTATATCGCGCGGCCGCCATGACGCTGTCGGCGCTCGCGCTGGCCGTGGGCGCCGCCGCCTGCGCCGCGCAACCCGTCGACCCGGTCTCGTCGAACGACGACCAGATCTTCGTCCAGCTTCGCGAGGCCGCGCGCGCCAACAACGCCGCGCGTGCCGCGCAGCTGGCCGCGATGATTCCCGGCTACCCGGCGCCGTCCTATCTCGAATACTTCCAGATCAAGCCGCAGCTGTTCGACAGCTCGGGGCGCGCGCGCATCGATGCGCCCGACGCGCCGGTGCTGTCGTTCCTGCAGCGCTACGACGGCCAGGCGATCGCCGACCGGATGCGCAACGACTACCTGCTGGTGCTGGGCGCGCGCCACGACTGGCGCGGCTTCGACGACCAGTACAAGCGCTTCGTGCTCGACGACGACACCCAGGTCAAGTGCTACGCGCTGGAGTCGCGCGCCGCGCGCGGCGAGAAGGTGGCCGACATCGCGCGCGACCTGCTGGTCGATCCGAAATACTACGGCGACGGCTGCGTGGATCTGATCTCGGCGCTCGCCGTGAACCAGCAGTTCTCGTCCGACGACGTCTGGAGGCAGGTGCGGCTCGCGTTCGAGCAGAACTACACCACCACCGCCGGCAAGATCGCCGACGTGCTCGGCCCGCGCCCGGTGGCGTTCGAGCAGGCCGCGAGCGCGCCGCCGCTGTTCCTCGCGCGCGGCGTGGGCGCCGACGCCACCTCGCGCCAGCTCGCGCTGATCGCGATCACGCGCATGGCGCGCAACGATCCGGACCAGGCCGCGGCGATGCTCGCCACGCTCGGTACGCTGTCGAAGCCCGAGCAGGCGATCGCCTGGGGCGAGATCGGCATGCAGGCGGCGATCAAGCGCCTGCCGCTGGCGGTGCAGTATTACAAGCAGTCGGGCGGCGCGCCGCTGTCGACGCCGGGCTACGAATGGCGCGTGCGCGCGGCGCTGCTCGCGGGCGACTGGCCGATGGTGCGCTGGGCGATCGAGCAGATGCCGGCCGACCTGCGCGCGCAGCCGGCCTGGCTCTACTGGCATGGCCGCGCGCTGAAGCAGGCCGGCGACGCCGGCGGCGCGAGCCGCGATTTCGAGCAGGTGGCGGGCCGCTTCGACTTCTACGGCCAGCTCGCGGCCGAGGAGCTCGGCCAGAAGACCGTGATCCCGCCGCGCACCACCGTGACCGACGCCGAGGTGGAGGCGATGAGCCAGGTGCCGGGCTTCGCGCTGGCACGGCGCTTCTATGCGCTGAACCTGCGGCTCGAGGGCAACCGCGAGTGGAACTGGCCGCTGCGCGGCATGACCGACCGCCAGCTGCTGGCCGCGGCCGAATACGCGAAGCGCATCGACCTGCTCGACCGCACCGTCAACACCGCCGACCGCACCACCGCGCTGCACGACTTCACGCTGCGCTACCCCGCGCCGTACCGGCCGATCGTGGAGCGCTACGCGCAGACCAACGGCCTCGACATCGAATGGGCCTACGGCCTGATCCGCCAGGAGTCGCGCTTCATCACCAACGCGCGTTCCTCGGTCGGCGCGGGCGGCCTGATGCAACTGATGCCGGCCACCGCGCAGCTGGTCGCCAAGAAGCTCGGCATGGGCGGCATCTCGCGCGAGCAGATGCACGACATCGACACCAACATCCAGCTCGGCACCTGGTATCTGTCCGACATCTACCAGAAGTTCGACGACTCGGCCGTGCTCGCCACGGCCGGCTACAACGCCGGCCCGGGCCGGCCGCGCCAGTGGCGGCAGGCGCTGACGAAGCCGGTGGAGGGCGCGATCTTCGCCGAGACGATCCCGTTCAACGAGACGCGCGACTACGTGGAGAACGTGCTGTCGAACACCACTTATTACGCGGCGCTGTTCGAAGGCAAGCCCGAATCGCTGAAGGCGCGCCTCGGCTTCATCGCGCCCTGA